The sequence TTTCTATTGCCCAACTTGGGAGTTTTGTAGCTATCTTCACCTTTTCCCTGTACCCGTCTTTCAATGCTTTTGCTAAGAATGGCTCACTTGAACCTCCCTGATCCAAACTGAGGCCATGATAGGGGTATGCAGTATCCATAAAGTTCACACCATTGTTGATGGCATAACGAATCATGCTGATGGCCTTTTTTTCGTCAATATTAGTTGGATCATTTCCAATTACTGGAAGCCTCATGCAGCCAAAACCTAAAACTGAAACTTTTTCATTGGTTTTTCCAAAATCTCTGTACAACAAGGAAATTTCCTCCTTAAATAAAAAAAGATTCTATTAATCTTTAATTCGATGATAATGTGCTCACTGTTTGTGAAGCCTTTTCAAATATATTAGGATTTATTTATAAATGGCCATCAAAAAACCAGAAATAAACGAATCACTATAAAAAGAAGTATTAAACTAAATAAAAGTAATTTTTCTAACCATTGGGTAATTACCAATTGGTAAGTGGCGAAGTTAATAATGTGAATACTACTAGCTGAAAAATACTCTCTAAAAATAAAAAAAGGGTAAAAAATCAATTATACAGTCACCATTATGTTGTTGCTGCGATATCCATCGTCCGTAACATCGAAGTAGGTTAACTTCCACTCCTTTCCATTGTAACTGGCATTGATACATGGATCATAGGCATCCCATCTGAAATTCTGAATTGCCGGCAGTTCCTCTGATTTATCAATGGCTTCTTGAGCAGATTGAACCGTGCCTCCATGCACAGTTAGACTCTGAACCCTTTTCACATCTGATCTTTCTTTATTCAGTGTATTGTAGTTGAAGGAATAATATGTACTGTTTGAACTGTCACTTTGAACCACAGTCCATGTAAACATGTCCTGTGTAGGATAAGCTGCAGAATAAACGAGGTTTCCACTTACAGGGTTTTCAGCAAGGGCAGCATTCTTCTCATAGGCTCTAATGCCACCAAATGACACCAGAATTATCATAAAAATTACCATTGCAGCTTTCTTGTATTTCATATCAAGTCTTAAATAAAGAATCAACAGAACAGCAAGGGCTATAACTGCTGTTGTAACGTCGATGTAGTAGTATATTTCAGCGCTGAATCTTTGAAGTGTGAATGGGTATAAAAGGGGTACGCCCTTTGAAGTTAAGAAATCCAGGAACAAATGGGTAAGAGCACCAAAATATGCTATTCCAACGGTTTTTAAAGTGAATTCAACGGATATATCCCGTCTTATTATTTTTTCTATGAATCCGTTGATACTCCGTCTAGATATCACATACAAAAACAGTGTAGATGTAATTGCAGCAAAGATAAAAGAATGTGTGATTCCCCTGTGTGAAAAGACAAAGAGATATGGAACTAAAAATCCAATCCATGCTATGAATATGGTATCAAGGTCAAGTGAAATACCACCAAATGCCCCTTCAAGTTTATTTTTGCTCTTAAGAGCAAATAAAATGATATATGGAACGAGAAAATGTGTAAAAAAGTCCATATCTGTATCTCCCTCTAATTTTCATTGTATTCATTATATGATCCTCATTTTTTTTCTCTTCATGTTTTCTATTCAAATTTCCTCTAAGATCTATTTATAACCGACCATAAACAAATCATTATTCAAGACATGAATTAAAGTAATTTTTCTAACCTTTAAGTAATTACCCTGTGGTATTGGAGGAATTGGTATGGCCCAAGAGGATTATTATTTCAATGAAGTGTATCGAACCATCGATGAGACATTCAGTTATCTCAGGAAAAAATGGAATATTCAGATAATTAAAGGATTATTCTGTGATTATAAACATTTTAAAGACTTTCTAAAACAGCACCCTGCCCTAAGCAGTAAAGTTCTCTCTGAGAGATTGAAGGAATTAGAAAGTGAAGGTATAATTGAAAAAAAGGTAATAAACTCTGCTCCGGCTCAAACCGAGTACTGCCTAACTGAAAAAGGTCGTAGATTAAATAGAATAATCTTTGAACTCTTTAACTTTGCTTTGGATGAAGTTGATATGAAGAATGAAGATCCCAAACGGAGAGAAGAATCCAAACAATATCTACGAACTTGTATGAACATAAAATAATTTTTAGATCTACAACCATTCCATTCATTTTCTTGAATTTCAGATGCTATAATGTATTTAGATAAAAAAATAAGCTTCCTACTTTTATTTTATACCAAGAACATCTGCCATATCACTAATTTTTCCTTCAGGAGCTTCTAAAACATAACGTACTGCTTTAATCACACCCGTTACGAATGACTGTCTGCTGTGTGCTCTGTGGATAATTTCTAACCTTTCACCATCATCTGCAAAGAGTACAGTATGATCTCCAACAATATCTCCGCCCCGAACTGCATGTAATCCTATTTCTTCAGAAGTTCGTGCACCTACCATTCCCTGTCTACCATAGACACCAGATTCATCTTTATTTCTTCCCAGTTCCTCGGCTATAATTTCATAGGTTTTAAGGGCTGTTCCTGAAGGTGCATCCACTTTATTTTTGTGATGAGCTTCTATTATTTCCATATCATAATCATTCAGTATTTTTGCAACGTCTCTAACGACTTTAAAGAAAACATTAACTCCCACAGCCATGCTGGGAGAGATAACTGCTTTTATCTTATTTTTTTCTATGGACTCTTTAATTTCACTTAATTGTTCATCTGAAAATCCAGTGGTGCCTACCACCACATCAACACCACATTCTGCTGAAATTTTGATGGTATTCACAGCAGCATCTGCTACAGTAAAATCAACGAGAACGTCTACTTTATTTCTCTTTAAAACCTCAGCAAGTTTTTGGGCACCATTTACTGGAACACCCATCTTTCCTGCACATATTACCTCACCTACATCTTTTCCTTCAAGTGTAGTATTTGGCGATCCTATAGCTGCCACAACTTCAATATCTTCCTCTTTAACTATGGCTTTAATTATTTTAGAACCTATTCTTCCACTTACACCTGTTACAGCCACTCTGATCATTTCATCCATCTCCAGTTAAAATTTTAATTGTATCATGAGTTATTAGGCGTATCACCCAAAGGTAGTTCTTTGAGGAAAAATGCAACGATCAATCCTGCAAATGCCAGTACTATTGCCATAATGAAAATATTCTGGATAGAAAGTGCTAAAGCTTGAGTATAACTTGCAGTAACCCCAGCTGAACTTCCTAAAGTGAAATTCATTATGTACCCGAATACTGGAACGAATACAATGGTACCCACATTTCTGAAAAATCGCACAGAAGCTGTTACAATACCTATTTCTCGCAGCGCAAATGCATTCTGCACTGCAACATTGAATATGGTATAGGCCATTCCTGAACCAATACCCAGAACAGTTGAATATGCTACCAAGAGATAATAAGGTGTATTCATATTCATGGTAGCAAGGAGCACAACCCCTACTCCAGTTATGATAAATTCAGCAACAACAAGCTTTTTATATTTTCCAACCCTGGATATGATTTGTCCTGTGATTACTGAGGTCATTGTAAGGCTGAAAAGCATGGGAATCATTAGAATACCTGAATTTGTAGCACTCATACCTAAAACACCCTGAGCAAATAATGGAACGTAAATTATCCCACAAAACATTAATGCACTTGCTAAAAAGCTTTCTACAGCAGATACTGTGAATATTGAATTTTTGAAGAGGTGCAATGGGAAAATAGGTTCCACAGCTTTTTTCTCAGCCAAGATAAAGAGGGTGAACATGAATCCTGAAAATACGAGAAATCCACCTATCTCCGTTAAGGGGTATCTATCTAGATCTCCTGCAAGTGTTAATCCCAGAAACAGTGCACTTAGGGTTAATGTAAAGGTAAGGATTCCAGGGTAATCAATGATTTTTTTAACATCTGGCAATTTAAAGTTTGGAAGAGAGTAAAGAATCAGAGTTACAGCAGCAATCCCAACTGGAACATTTACAAAGAAAACCCATCTCCAACCTAGTGTATCGGTAATTACACCCCCAAGAATTGGTCCCAGAACATCTGCAAGTCCAAATACCGATGCAAGTATCCCCATGTATCTGGCTCTTTCCCTTGGGGAGAAGATTTCTCCAACCACAATAAATGGGAGGGATAATAAAATTCCACCCCCAATTCCCTGAAGTCCTCTAAATAGAATCAGTTCAAACATGTTGGTTGCAAAACCGCACATGACTGAGGTTACAACGAATATGATAATCCCCAGGATTAAAACATGTTTTCTACCGTAAATATCTGATAATTTACCAAAAAGGATTATAGAAATGGTT is a genomic window of Methanobacterium congolense containing:
- a CDS encoding metal-dependent hydrolase, producing MDFFTHFLVPYIILFALKSKNKLEGAFGGISLDLDTIFIAWIGFLVPYLFVFSHRGITHSFIFAAITSTLFLYVISRRSINGFIEKIIRRDISVEFTLKTVGIAYFGALTHLFLDFLTSKGVPLLYPFTLQRFSAEIYYYIDVTTAVIALAVLLILYLRLDMKYKKAAMVIFMIILVSFGGIRAYEKNAALAENPVSGNLVYSAAYPTQDMFTWTVVQSDSSNSTYYSFNYNTLNKERSDVKRVQSLTVHGGTVQSAQEAIDKSEELPAIQNFRWDAYDPCINASYNGKEWKLTYFDVTDDGYRSNNIMVTV
- a CDS encoding winged helix-turn-helix transcriptional regulator: MAQEDYYFNEVYRTIDETFSYLRKKWNIQIIKGLFCDYKHFKDFLKQHPALSSKVLSERLKELESEGIIEKKVINSAPAQTEYCLTEKGRRLNRIIFELFNFALDEVDMKNEDPKRREESKQYLRTCMNIK
- the dapB gene encoding 4-hydroxy-tetrahydrodipicolinate reductase, which encodes MIRVAVTGVSGRIGSKIIKAIVKEEDIEVVAAIGSPNTTLEGKDVGEVICAGKMGVPVNGAQKLAEVLKRNKVDVLVDFTVADAAVNTIKISAECGVDVVVGTTGFSDEQLSEIKESIEKNKIKAVISPSMAVGVNVFFKVVRDVAKILNDYDMEIIEAHHKNKVDAPSGTALKTYEIIAEELGRNKDESGVYGRQGMVGARTSEEIGLHAVRGGDIVGDHTVLFADDGERLEIIHRAHSRQSFVTGVIKAVRYVLEAPEGKISDMADVLGIK
- a CDS encoding MDR family MFS transporter is translated as MDYENHYNSAEDKTIMIMVGLMVGLLVAAFDYSIMATAMPKVINSLHGMEYYVWPFTVYMLTSTISIILFGKLSDIYGRKHVLILGIIIFVVTSVMCGFATNMFELILFRGLQGIGGGILLSLPFIVVGEIFSPRERARYMGILASVFGLADVLGPILGGVITDTLGWRWVFFVNVPVGIAAVTLILYSLPNFKLPDVKKIIDYPGILTFTLTLSALFLGLTLAGDLDRYPLTEIGGFLVFSGFMFTLFILAEKKAVEPIFPLHLFKNSIFTVSAVESFLASALMFCGIIYVPLFAQGVLGMSATNSGILMIPMLFSLTMTSVITGQIISRVGKYKKLVVAEFIITGVGVVLLATMNMNTPYYLLVAYSTVLGIGSGMAYTIFNVAVQNAFALREIGIVTASVRFFRNVGTIVFVPVFGYIMNFTLGSSAGVTASYTQALALSIQNIFIMAIVLAFAGLIVAFFLKELPLGDTPNNS